In Colletotrichum higginsianum IMI 349063 chromosome 1, whole genome shotgun sequence, one genomic interval encodes:
- a CDS encoding Phosphoketolase codes for MTGKEVESISPYGPARSTIKGEPLSKEDIDKYNDFFKASLYLSLGMIFLKENPLLREPLKKEHMKLRLLGHFGSAPGQIFTWMHFNRLIKKYDLDSIFISGPGHGAPAVLSQSYLEGVYSEVYPEKSEDIDGLQKFFKYFSFPGGIGSHATPETPGSIHEGGELGYSVSHAFGAVYDHPDLIALTMVGDGEAETGPLATAWHSTKFLNPIVDGAVLPVLHLNGYKINNPTILARISHKELENLFLGYGWQPYFVEGDDVDTMHQAMAATLEHCVLEIRRFQKQARDSGKAFRPIWPLIVLRSPKGWTGPRKIDDNYMEGYWRAHQVPIPNAATNPEHLKVLEKWMRSYEPERLFKDGRISDELKALCPTGNRRMSANPVANGGVLRKPLKLPDFRNYAIKVEKSGGTNAASMNNMATYLRDVIALNQTSFRLFGPDETESNKLGAVYEAGKKVWMGEYFEEDSNGGNLAPNGRVMEMLSEHTCEGWLEGYILTGRHGLLNSYEPFIHVIDSMVNQHCKWIEKALEVEWRNKIASLNILLTAVVWRQDHNGFTHQDPGFLDVVANKSPEVVRIYLPPDGNCLLSTMDHCLASSNYVNVIVADKQEHLQYLTMDKAVEHCTKGIGIWPQFSTDQGEEPDLVMASCGDISTYESLAAIDLLLQHFPDLKVRCVNCVDLFKLISHEDHPHGLTNSEWVSLFTDDKPVIFNFHSYPWLVHRLTYKRPGNMNLHVRGYKEKGNIDTPLELAIRNQTDRFSLAMDAIDRMPQLHNRGAAAREALRNQQIAARLEAFETGMDPPFLKNWTWSHNGLWKQTVSKITN; via the exons ATGACCGGCAAGGAGGTTGAATCCATCAGCCCCTACGGCCCAGCCCGGTCGACGATCAAGGGCGAGCCGCTCTCCAAGGAAGACATTGACAAGTACAATGACTTCTTCAAGGCCAGCTTGTACCTGTCCCTGGGCATGATCTTCCTTAAAGAgaaccccctcctccgggAGCCCCTCAAGAAGGAGCACATGAAACTGAGGTTACTCGGCCACTTCGGATCGGCCCCCGGCCAAATCTTCACATGGATGCACTTCAACCGCCTCATTAAGAAGTACGACCTCGACTCCATTTTCATTTCCGGCCCGGGCCACGGCGCCCCGGCCGTCCTCTCCCAGTCCTACCTCGAAGGTGTCTACTCCGAGGTCTACCCGGAAAAGTCAGAGGATATAGATGGCTTGCAAAAGTTCTTCAAGTACTTTTCCTTCCCTGGCGGTATCGGCTCACATGCTACCCCCGAGACCCCAGGTTCCATCCACGAGGGCGGAGAGCTCGGCTACTCCGTCTCCCACGCCTTCGGTGCCGTCTACGACCACCCCGATCTCATCGCGTTGACCATggtcggcgacggagagGCCGAGACCGGCCCGTTGGCGACCGCGTGGCACAGCACGAAATTCCTCAACCCCATCGtagacggcgccgtcctgcCCGTCTTGCACCTTAACGGCTACAAGATCAACAATCCCACCATCTTGGCCAGGATCTCCCACAAGGAGCTAGAGAACCTGTTCCTCGGCTACGGCTGGCAGCCCTACtttgtcgagggcgacgatgtcgacaCCATGCACCAGGCCATGGCCGCCACCCTGGAGCACTGCGTCCTTGAGATACGCAGGTTCCAGAAGCAGGCTCGCGATTCCGGCAAGGCCTTCCGCCCCATCTGGCCCCTGATCGTGCTCCGCAGCCCCAAGGGCTGGACCGGCCCCCGCAAGATCGACGACAACTACATGGAGGGCTACTGGAGAGCCCACCAGGTCCCCAtccccaacgccgccaccaacCCCGAACACCTGAAGGTCCTCGAGAAGTGGATGCGCAGCTACGAGCCCGAGCGCCTCTTCAAAGACGGCCGCATCTCGGACGAGCTCAAGGCGCTTTGCCCGACCGGCAACCGTCGCATGAGCGCCAACCCGgtcgccaacggcggcgtcctcAGAAAGCCGCTTAAGCTTCCCGACTTCAGAAACTACGCCATCAAGGTCGAAAAGTCCGGCGGCACCAATGCCGCCAGCATGAACAACATGGCCACCTACCTGAGAGACGTCATCGCTCTGAACCAGACCAGCTTCCGCCTCTTCGGGCCCGACGAGACTGAGTCCAAcaagctcggcgccgtctacgaggccggcaagaagGTCTGGATGGGCGAGTACTTTGAGGAGGACTCTAACGGTGGCAACCTAGCCCCCAACGGACGAGTGATGGAGATGCTTTCCGAGCACACCTGTGAGGGTTGGCTCGAGGGTTACATCCTGACCGGACGTCACGGTCTGCTCAACAGCTACGAGCCATTCA TTCACGTCATTGACTCCATGGTCAACCAGCACTGCAAGTGGATCGAGAAGGCGCTCGAGGTTGAGTGGCGCAACAAGATTGCCTCGCTCAACATCCTCCTAACGGCCGTTGTCTGGCGGCAGGACCACAACGGCTTCACCCACCAGGACCCCGGgttcctcgacgtcgtcgccaacaAGAGCCCCGAAGTCGTCCGCATCTACCTCCCACCCGACGGCAACTGCCTGCTCTCGACCATGGATCACTGTCTGGCGTCGTCCAACTACGTCAACGTGATCGTCGCTGACAAGCAGGAGCACCTGCAATACCTCACAATGGACAAGGCCGTAGAGCACTGCACCAAGGGCATCGGCATCTGGCCGCAGTTCAGCACCGACCAGGGCGAGGAGCCCGACCTCGTCATGGCCTCGTGCGGCGACATCTCGACGTACGAATCCCTGGCGGCCATCGACCTGCTGCTCCAGCACTTCCCCGACCTCAAGGTCCGCTGTGTCAACTGCGTCGACCTCTTCAAGCTCATCTCCCACGAAGACCACCCACACGGCCTCACAAACTCCGAGTGGGTCTCACTCTTCACCGACGACAAGCCCGTCATCTTCAACTTTCACTCGTACCCCTGGCTCGTCCACCGCCTCACGTACAAGCGGCCCGGCAACATGaacctccacgtccgcggctacaaggagaagggcaaCATCGACACGCCCCTTGAGCTCGCCATCCGCAACCAGACGGATCGCTTCAGCCTCGCCATGGACGCCATCGACCGCATGCCCCAGCTGCACaaccgcggcgccgccgcccgcgaggcCCTGCGTAATCAGCAGATCGCCGCCCGTCTCGAGGCCTTTGAGACAGGCATGGACCCGCCCTTTCTCAAGAACTGGACCTGGTCCCACAACGGCCTGTGGAAACAGACCGTGTCCAAGATCACCAACTAG